Proteins from a genomic interval of Channa argus isolate prfri chromosome 11, Channa argus male v1.0, whole genome shotgun sequence:
- the kiss1rb gene encoding KISS1 receptor b translates to MKVMVESAANQSLGCAECNKSVAAEGQTPPVMVDAWLVPTFFSLIMLIGLVGNSLVIHVVTKHQQMKTVTNFYIVNLATTDILFLVCCVPFTATLYPLPSWIFGEFMCRLVNYLQQVTAQATCITLSAMSVDRCYVTVCPLQSLRHRTPRMALAISVTIWIGSLLLSVPVAVYQRLEAGYWFGPQIYCSEVFPSVHLRRAFIIYSFLAVYLLPLLTITACYTFMLKRIRQPSVHPIDSSFQLQAQTERAASMRARVSRMVVVMVALFLICWGPIQVCILLQAFGLRSYVLYKLKIWGHCMSYSNSSINPLVYAFMGNNFRKAFKHAFPAVFLWRTRRRVRPGNMDAQEVGEIDRQAPTGEAEMHFLSSGS, encoded by the exons ATGAAAGTGATGGTGGAatcagcagccaatcagagtctTGGCTGTGCTGAATGCAACAAGTCCGTGGCTGCTGAGGGACAGACGCCCCCGGTGATGGTCGACGCCTGGCTGGTCCCCACTTTCTTCAGCCTCATCATGCTGATCGGTCTGGTCGGGAACTCGCTGGTCATCCATGTGGTCACCAAGCACCAGCAGATGAAGACCGTCACTAACTTTTACATAG TAAACCTGGCAACGACCGATATCTTGTTCCTGGTCTGCTGTGTGCCCTTCACTGCTACACTTTACCCACTGCCCAGCTGGATCTTTGGAGAGTTTATGTGCAGACTGGTGAACTACCTTcagcag GTGACAGCTCAGGCAACATGTATCACTCTGTCAGCGATGAGTGTCGACCGCTGCTATGTGACTGTCTGTCCTCTGCAGTCACTGCGACACCGCACCCCCCGCATGGCACTGGCCATCTCTGTTACTATCTGGATAG GCTCTTTGCTGTTGTCAGTCCCTGTAGCTGTGTACCAGCGTCTGGAGGCCGGATACTGGTTTGGACCTCAGATTTACTGCAGTGAGGTCTTTCCCTCCGTCCACCTCCGGCGAGCCTTCATCATCTACAGCTTCCTTGCCGTCTACTTGCTGCCCCTGCTCACCATCACTGCCTGCTACACCTTCATGCTCAAGCGCATACGTCAACCCAGTGTGCATCCCATTGACAGCAGCTTCCAG CTCCAGGCTCAGACAGAGCGTGCAGCATCAATGCGGGCGCGGGTCTCCcggatggtggtggtgatggtggccCTCTTTCTTATCTGCTGGGGCCCGATCCAAGTCTGCATCCTCCTGCAAGCTTTTGGCCTCCGCAGTTATGTTCTATACAAG CTAAAGATTTGGGGTCACTGCATGTCTTACTCCAACTCTTCCATCAACCCTCTGGTTTATGCTTTCATGGGCAACAACTTCAGAAAAGCCTTCAAGCACGCCTtccctgctgtgtttctgtggcGCACGAGGCGGAGAGTCAGGCCGGGAAACATGGATGCACAAGAAGTGGGAGAGATAGATCGGCAGGCACCCACAGGAGAAGCAGAGATGCACTTTCTTTCATCTGGGTCCTGA